In the Melanotaenia boesemani isolate fMelBoe1 chromosome 14, fMelBoe1.pri, whole genome shotgun sequence genome, TCGCCTCTTAGGTTGCATGATGACGGCTGATTTATGTCCTCTGGGAAATGCAGGCAGAGCTCAAATTATGACATCCAAAGCCATATCCAAACCTCACAATTGTTAATGACTAAAAAACAGGGTAAACTGTGACTAAAAGTCTGACATTTTAtctcaaaaacagaaaaaagtttgtcTTTAAGTTTGTGGTCAGTTAACAGATAACATTAAATTAGAGTGACATTAGTTtcctaaaaaaaatcctcttaaCAAACCTTAGATCAAGTGCAACACAAATGAAAATCAGCCAAGTAACAAAACTCTACACGACAGTGCTGTCAACATGACTGATACCACATAGCTGCTTTTTATGAAAAGACGTGCAGGTCACAGTGTGGTCAGCAAGAGTAACTTGTGATGATGTTGCAATTCAaatatgaaggaaaacattttgttaTGAAGCAAATTTGCAGATTAAAAAGTGGAGAAGTCATGGAGGAGAGAAATGCATCTGAACTTTTAGTTCCCACAAAACCTGAACTTGCATTGCACCAGTAGTATTTAGAACCATCTCTTACTTATGCTTCCAGTTAATGATTTATGGTTTGAAATGTGCTGCATTGTGGGAATAATAACTGAGGAATGTTGACGgggacaaaaacatttacaggaAGGAATTTCAGATTTCTCAAGGTGGAAAATCAGAGGCTGAAAgtacatgaagaagaaaagataaTTGAGACTGACAGAGCATCTCAAGCTGAACATGTGGTTTGAGAAATGAAATGTAGAGGTGTTTCCCAGCAGTTATACCATTCAGTTTCATCTTTTCATTTCCCCTAAACTGTCTGGAGGCAAATTACCGAGTActgttttctgattttgaaTCCCAAAACAAGGGCTGATCTCCTCACCTTTACCAGATGCTGTTGTATATTTTATGTAATCACAatcaaatagaataaataattttaggCCACAATAGTGTTGTCTGAATCCAGTTCAGTAGCTAGCTTCAGTAGATCCTGTCACATCTGTAGCAAGACATAAAGCAGAACTGTACTGGATTTATTCTAAGAAGACACAACATGCCAAGGGTCTCTTTTTGTTGAATTATTTAAAACCTCAGGGGTGGTTTAGGTAAATCACACCTTGGACAGACAGGCATACAATAAACAAGCCAAAGGTCAGACGCTGACTGTTTCTCATgtgaaaaatgcagaaacagaaaatagtgTCAAGTAATAAGAAAACTAATCTTGGCTGGAGACATTTTTTGCTGTTCTCTGAGTGTTTCCTTACCCTCTGCTTGTTTTTCATAATGCAGTCTCAAcactttttctgcttctgtgggGGAAAATCGCACAATGGCCAATACTGATTGCTTTATTTTCTCAGAGTGTACCCCCTTCTTGCGTTTGTTATTGCAGAACAGGAGGATATACTGGACAGGGGGGCCAAAGCTGAGCCTGCACAAACTGAACATTCTCtctataataatttaaaatcgTGTGGGGTCGATGATGGAGTGGGGTAGGAGGTTGGGTATGTTCACTAGAGAGAGGTGCCTGGATGGGGTCTGGATGTATGTAGCGGATGGTAAAAGGGGGGCATTGCAAAGAGCCAGATCACCAGGTCTGCTGAAGGTATGTGAAAGGTGAGCACAACTACAGACGGGTCATGTATATAGTCTGGCAGGGACGTGCTCAACTGCTGGCTGATGGTTCTGAACTCTGGAAATTGAACAGACCAGAACAGTCAAACAATGTgatcacacatacacaaagggCATATGCCAAGAAACTGTTGTGCGTTAATATGCTGTTCAGACAGTTATACACCTGGCCAGGGGAATGTTATCATTATTACCTGTGGGGGTACCACCAATGACATTCACAAGCATACCACTGATGCTTGCTAGGGGATGTGGCCACATGAAAGCACACATGAAAACCAACTCGTGCCTctaaaccatttttctttttcatttttttttttcgtcttttgtttaaattagcATCTTATTGAATAATAATTTGTCTGAACTAGCATAAGATGTAGCCAACATTTTCCAACTACATCTGCAGCCTCTACAGTTGCTTTTCTTTTGACAAATTGGAAAACaactggatttttcttttcttcctttcttttttcataccAAAACACATTGATGAGCAGATGTGACTCAAACGCAGCTCTCTGCTGAGACTGGACGCAGCGGTCCCTCGTGTTGGGGCTCTCCGCTTACATTATTCATACGGAGGAGGGTGTGACTTGTTGGCTCTTTTTCCGCCTGTATAAAGCGAGAAGTTCGcgcaaaagaaaatacagatgGAGAAGGCTAGCCGGCTCGCTGTGTCACAGAGAGTCCCCTTAAGCCTATGTGACAACTCCCATACTGTCCCTTTACCAGCTTATTCAACATAATGCCCGGTCTCTGTGTGCTTTGTCTTGTGGCCGCGTTGGCTGCATTCGCCCGGCTCGCCGGCACGGTGGGACCGGTGGTTCGATGCGAGCCTTGCGACGCCAGCGCGCTGCTCCAGTGCAAGCCGCTGCCGAAGGACTGTGCGGAAAAGGTGAGGGAGCCCGGCTGCGGCTGCTGCATGACGTGCGCCCTCGGCGAGGGACAGGCGTGTGGAGTGTACACGGCGCGCTGCGGCTCCGGCTTGACCTGCCAGCATCAGCCCGGAGAGAGCCGACCTCTGCAGGCTCTGCTAGAGGGGCGAGGACTGTGTTCCAGCGCCGCGTCAAAAAAACTCAACAGCATTCTCATACCTGCACCAAAACAAGGTAGTATGCGCTGCTTTCTATTTgcgcattaaaaaaaaaaaaaaaaaaaaaaaactttggaaatTAGGTACTTGTTGCTCttatgtttgtatgtgtctGGTTTCTCTGACAGGCGCCCTCTGCACGAGGTTCTGCTGACCCTGTCTGGGCTGAAGGGGGGCGGGGGGTTCCAGCTTAATGCAAACATAAAGTGCGTGCTGTCTGGGAGATCGATATGTTTGTGGTTAGAATCCATAAAAACACGCTTAATTATAGTCTGTTTTGCAACGCTCGATAATCGAAAACACAAATTCTGGTACTAAACTGTGTTAAACAAATCCCACAAGCTCTTGGACATTTGAGTGGATAACACCAATTAGGGCTAAGGTTCCTGCAGGCATTAATGTCGCGTCCTGCggacatttttcctcttttgtgcACAGCTTTGCTCCATCGTGCGTAAAAttaaagaacaagaacaagaaaagacatttttttaaaatttggatTTGCAGATTGGTTTGAGATCAGGACAACATTGGTCTTtcttctgcacacacacacgcgcgcacgCATACACACAAAGAACCTTGCTCTTCACACCAATAGTTAAGGGATGCCACATGCATACTGTAAGTACATAGTATTTAGCTGAGGCTGAGCGCAAAGCTTGTCCCTGTCTTCTACAATGTCCTTGTTTTCCTTCTGTAAAAttcatggttatttttttttttttttttttttttttgcgtgcCGCAGCTTCCCCAGTAAACGATGTGAACCAAGACATTTCTGGTGTCTGGTAATGAAGATAAACAAGACACGTATAAAACACGCAATTGTAGCTCGTGTATCAATGAGCACCAACTAAATGAGCGCATGCACAGCACTGAGTGACATCCTGTGCGCGGTGTTTTGTGTGAATGGATAGGCTATATGCTGCTCACACTGCTCAAACGGCACACATGTCACTTCTGTGTGAATACACACAGTTGTGTGTTTAGACACTGCTGATGGGAGGCCTCCAGGTGcctctgtgttttttcttcttcctgggTGCTTGGATTAGCCACAGTAATGTGTTGTGTGCAGGTTCTCAACGCTTACATTGGCACACACAAGCTTATATAGCTTACTTATCTTACACCTTCATTTATACCGTTTCATTGgtaatttattttgtgtcttgtctcttctctcctctttctGTATAGTTTACATTTGTTTGTGAGTAGTTACATAATTTGACACGAGATTATTTCTAATGTAGGAGCAGCTTTTCAGACTAACAGAGAGGCAGATCAGTGCATGCTTAATAACAGCATCTTCACAGCTGGAATTGGGTGGGATGAGGAAGGAATTGATCTTAAGCGCCTCTGTTGGTCAGAGTGGGTCACTGCAGCTCAGCGGTTTCTTCTCCCATCACCCCCCAGCATCAAGCAGCTTCTCCCAGACATCAACAAGCTCTGCTTCCCAAAGTTTGTGCTGTTTACAAACAGATCATGTCATTTGTTTATCTAAAAGACTCTTGACTTCTGACAGAAGGCTATATATATGTTTCAAGTGACAATAACAATGAATGCTGGAaaatataaaaccatttttatggcTGTTGTTAGAGACTTTAGAAAACTCTTTAGGAGGCAGTTTTAGGTTAAAGAGCAGCTTCTGCCAATCCTGTTGTTGACATCCATGTTGTTATTCCCAAATCTAGTGGCTGCAGAGCCCCACCATGTCACTAATTGATCAGGTGGCCACAGAGAGCGGGTAGGCTGCCAGCCTGCCTGCCCACACGAGCTACACGCCCACATGCCCGTCCACCGCCCTCACCGCAGACAAAATCTGCTTTGATTTAACAGTTTAAAGCTGTGTTGGGGTGTGTTAGTTGCTGCATGTGTACTCCCATCGTCTTGCTGCCTTTCCAGGACGTCTCCTCTCTGCAGGGTTACGTCCTTCGATTGTGACCATGGGGCGGTGTGGTCAACCGGGTGGCAGATTGTGGTTAGGTTTGCACTCTTCTATATTAGGGGGGAGTAATTGAGGCCccctcttctcttcttcttagTCACATGGTCCTTGCTTAGCTCTGTCTTTAACAATTTGACAGGAAACTTTGCCAGTGCCACAGGCTATTAATATATCTGCTCACTCATCTTCCACTTTACCTGCCCCAACCTCTACACCCTACCATATCACACTCAACATTTTCTTCTCTGCAGCCTTAAAATGCCTTGTTTATACACAGTCCCTCTTCTATCTCTTGGTCTGCATACTGTGGAAATTTGTGGATATGTAATCGTCATGTTTCTCTTTACTGCTTGGCTTCAGTTCTGGCTCCAAAAAGCCCTTGAGGCAatgacataattttattttgtcttttttcaacaAGCCTCTCCTACACAGTCAAGAACTATCTGCATGATTTAATGGAAGATCATCAGCAGGCGGTCattgttttgtgcttttgtaATCTCTAAGAGCTGGAATATGACTGGAGATGGTGTTTGAGTCACAGGAGGAGGAAAGTTTGGGAGAAATAACTGCAGATATTTTATAGCTTAATCCACCATTTGGTTCCAAATATGATTTAGAAAAATCTAGTTCAGATTTTTGTAACATTACCTGTCAAATCAGCACATATGAATCATTTTGATATTGATGACCTATCTGTTTGTACAGAAAATGCTGGAAACCACGTTGAAGACTGTGCCAACGTGACCCAGATGATGACAGTGATGCCTAGCATGGCAACCGTGAAAGGTGGGCACAGTCAGCCATCGATGGAAACCAGacctccacttcacaacaaactgatccagaaggCTCAGAACAGGAAGACGCAGAGCTACAAGGTGGAATCGGTGCCAGGAGGAGCCATTATGGACATGCACAACTTCTCCCTGGAGAACAAGAGGGAGACCGAGTATGTAAGTCACACCCAGAATAAATAATACTTTCGTTGTTCAGTAGAAACACATTTAATGGCAGACACACATTAAGATTTTGTCTGTGCTTTAAAATGGGTTTGGTAGTCACGTGGGATTATATATTCAACCGTATTGCACACCTGCAACAAGTTGCCAAGCTGTTTAAACACACACGCCGACTTGGATGGAACCCCATTTTCAACATGGGCCAAGTCCTCTTTGGTCCTGAAGCACTGTGCAAATATATTTCCTTTTCCTTTGCTTTCCATCCATGCCTGGCTTGTTACTCACCAGCAGTTTGATTCTGCTTGCGTTAAATAGTGTGTGAGATCATTTCATGTCTGAGTTATGGTAGGATCACTATCCGGCTGCAAAGCCACCCATTAGTGAAATGTGCTTTGCTATAATTCAGGCTTGCTACAACTATAACACAGCTGTATCACTGTGATTACTTGAGATGATGTCAATCATTTTTGATGCATTTGTACCTCTAAGTCGTCTTCCGTTGTTGACCGACTTATAGAGTTGACACCATATCTTCAGTTGTATCCCAAAGCTCATGATCCGATATTTACTGTCATCAGTTTATCTCAACTCACTACACTTTGCATATTTGATGGACCCCGTGCCAGTCagtatattttataaaatcaagTCCCAAAGCACCTCTGTaggcacattttgtttttaagccAAATAATAAAGGAGAGTATGCTAACTTTAAAACTCAATTTGGAAGTGGCAAATATCTGCTGCataaaactttatatttatatcaGATGGTTTCCTTTTACTATTGAATGCTATTTACAGCTACCTGTATATtgtataaatgttttgtttaaattacatttacagcATTCATTCCTTTCTTCTATCACAGATGACTGTTATTCTTGAAAAAGATGTGTAAATTATTAGGCTGGTACTGTAACATTCGAATTACAGAACAGAGAATGGTGATTAAAATCAATTAACTGTGTGTTACTTTGCGAGCCACTGCTGAGGAATGAAATGCATCACAAGTGGCTTATGCCTCATTAAGGGGCTAAAAATAGTTAGCTGCCTTATTACCAGCTAGCTTTGCAACTCTAATTAGTAGACTAAACTACTGTGTAATtttatgcatatttatttatctttaaacaaATTCCAATTGGACTCTTTCGCTGTAATAAATATCACAGACTCTTTGGAGAATCTGTCATGGAGAGCCTTTTTATGCGAGCTAGTTATTAGCTCTCTTCAACATGCACACAAATTTCTACTCAGTAAGTTAGCATTTACTTTTGAGCtagtttaaatatataaaaaatataaataataatataaataataaaataatataaaaagaatCAAAGTTAcgtacagagaaaaaaattaaaaacttaaaaaagaaatgcagtaaATCACAAAAAGCCATCCAGCTAAGTATAGAAGgctaaatgaaagcagatattgCTGAATGCACCATTCACtataaaataaatccaacttTCCAAGACCAATGATGAAGACTGTTTGTATTATTGACAGAACATTAAACAGATGTGGGCTTGATATGGGATTTTAATTAGATTCAGATTTGTATTTGCAATTTTACTTTTGCTTCTCTAACTGTGCCACATAAAGACTTAAAATTCCACGCTGGAGATCAACAGTGTTAAgaataacaaattaaatgtctCCCAGTACCGTGGGGGGATGATTATGTCTCAGCAAAACTTTTGTGTTGCAAACCCCCATCACCAGCATAGTCATGTATTTGCCTGTGTTTTTGATGTTGCCAAGGTAACCCGAGCAGAAAGGTccataataatgatgatgatgggcaCATAAATCCAATAGGATCATTTGCAAATGCACACATTTTTCTAAAGTTCTGATGTCCGAATAAAGCTACAGTGGCTCTTCATTCCAACTCGGCCATATGCAGCTGGCAAAAATGTGTATCATTGTCAGCCCGTGGGTAGGTGGTATGCATGTGGAGCTTCATGCACGTGCAGCAAAAACACAAGgtacaaacagaacaaaacaccGCTGTACTCTGCAATTTGTGGTGGAAAACTCTACAGCATAGCTTTATGTTCTTAACCACCGTTTAGAAAGAATAAATTTTGATTACAAATATTTTGTGACAGAGGGTATCACTTTTTTCAAAGCTGATATCCCATTTTGGCATTTAACCTTTTCAACCTGGACCTACCGGTGGGTTTGTTTCAGTGCTCAGATTACCAGAGTTATTTTAAGAATTTTATTGATACATAAgatatttaaaagacaaaataaagtgttttcttAACTTACCAAatataaaagacattttataaGGGTAATTAAAGAGTTATTTAGGGTTTAAGAGGGTTAACTTTGAAGGGAAGCTGTGCAAACACTGCCTATGTTC is a window encoding:
- the igfbp3 gene encoding insulin-like growth factor-binding protein 3, with translation MPGLCVLCLVAALAAFARLAGTVGPVVRCEPCDASALLQCKPLPKDCAEKVREPGCGCCMTCALGEGQACGVYTARCGSGLTCQHQPGESRPLQALLEGRGLCSSAASKKLNSILIPAPKQENAGNHVEDCANVTQMMTVMPSMATVKGGHSQPSMETRPPLHNKLIQKAQNRKTQSYKVESVPGGAIMDMHNFSLENKRETEYGPCRREMESILNSLKISNVLNPRGFRIPNCDRKGFYKRKQCRPSKGRRRGYCWCVDKYGQSVPGYDGRERGETQCYNLENK